Part of the Pangasianodon hypophthalmus isolate fPanHyp1 chromosome 9, fPanHyp1.pri, whole genome shotgun sequence genome is shown below.
ccagatgacattttttttcaattttcaactgtccattttTGATAATGTATgattatctgcatgattttatgcattgtgttgctgtcacatgatttgctgattggataattgcatacaTGCGCAGGGGTacatgttcctattaaagtgtccAGTGAGTATAAATTCATACCTTTAATTACAACCAGGGGCTTTTACTCTCTCCAGTGTTGAGGTACTGCGTCTAGGTCATAGTTATTTCATAAACTGGGACCGCAGGATGTACTATAGTTCTAAGGACACTCCGGCTGAGGCAAGAACCACCACCCTGAATGAAGAGCTGGGCCAAGTGGAGTTCATCTTCTCAGATAAAACAGGAACCCTCACTCAAAACATTATGGTCTTCAATAAATGCTCCATCAATGGCAAGACTTATGGTGAGTATGCATTCAGATTTCACGCTCCCCTCTCACAcaaataatttctctttttttaaacaatcatgCTTTCCTTTCTAACTGGTATTATCCTTGTGTAGGCGATGTATATGATGAGTTTGGACACAAAGTGGATATCACAGAGGTACAATCTACACATATGTCATATTATGTCTCATCAAAATCCATGACACAATTTAAAATAGTGAACTACTGAAGGGATACTGAGTCACCCCACTTTGTTACTCTCACTGTTTAGAAAACACCATGTGTGGATTTCTCCTTCAACCCGCTAATGGACAGGAAGTTTCGTTTCTATGACAGCAGCCTGGTGGAGGCCATTAAACTGGAGGAGCCGTTGGTGCAGGAATTTTTCAGGTTGCTAGCTCTGTGCCATACAGTCATGCCTGAAGAGAGGAGTGAAGGTAAACTCTTCATGTTCAACAAAGATTGTTTTATTAACTGGTTGCTAGTACAAGTGTTCTTGTAATCTATATCTTAAAACTTGGTGAACGAGCAGTCCTAAAGCCTTTTCGTATCTTTCTGTATCCTCTGAAATCTTTCCTAGGGGAGTTGGTGTATCAGGCTCAATCACCAGATGAAGGAGCCTTGGTTACTGCAGCTCGCAATTTTGGCTTTGTATTTCGAGCCAGAACACCAGAGACCATTACCCTGTATGAGATGGGCCAACCTGTCACCTACCAGCTTCTGGCTATACTGGATTTCAACAATGTCCGGAAGAGAATGAGTGTTATTGGTAAGCCCGGTTTCATGTACACAGGAGcattcttattaattaaagataTTGTTGCTGGACCActgctgactgactgactgactgaatcacATTGTTGAAATGCATGTGTGGAAGTCACTCCTGACATCTACACCAAAAACATGGAAGAGCAATTTACCAACTCAAATATTTATTAGGACACAGATAAGGCTTGGGCAAATAAGGCTCAGCTGTGACACATCAGCCTTCTGGCTCTAATGTATACACAATACTGTGATGATTTGGGGCAGCCTGGTTCTGGCTCTGATCCTGAGCTCTTACATGATCTTTTCTCCATGATCCTTTTTTCTCTGGGTTTTcatcccacctctcaaaaacctgtttatattgtgtatgtgaatgttgtATTACTGCCTGAAAATTTAAACTAAgtaatcattttcagtaaccactttatatGATATACtaaatttatatatgtatatgattaCTAAATTTTCACTATGCCATTTTCAGGTTTTATACGAGAGCTTTCTCTTTTGGGCTTAATTTGTGACTAAGACGAGTTAGCCTGAATTTGAGAGAAATTCAGAATACTAATGTAATGATTGTCTTTTGtatccatttttatttgtaatccAGGAGTTGCCTGCCAGTGAAATATGCCTGCCAGTGGTGAAAATAATCACCATTTACATatatgtggaatttttttttctacatgtcAGAAATGCACCTTCAGTTAGAGGATTGTAAGagaatgctataaatgtaatgCAACCATATTTAATTTGgtcaaaaaaatttattttataaaatgtctgCTATTGGGGTCAACTAGCAATTTTCAAATCAATGCATTAGTACTTACTATGGTGGTGTGGCTGACGTCTCTAATGTCCAATCAGCACTGTGGCTCAGCAAAAAATACGCTTGTCTAGTCTTGTTTTATAGTTTGCTTGACATATTTTGTGTtactttgtgggttttttttgtattgaatGTGACTATATGAACACAATAAGATGGTCAGTCCTTTCTTTTATACAGTGAGAAATCCAAAGGGGCAACTGAAGCTTTACTCTAAAGGAGCTGACACAATAATTTTTGACAGGCTTGACCCATCCAATGATGACCTTATGTACACTACCTCAGAACACCTTAATGTGAGTTCATTCTAGTTCCTTTTTCTACTTTACCTACTGAACACTATCCAACTAAACCTTACAAAATGTTCACAAAGCTaattcataatgttttttttttttttcgtttttatCTCAAATCAGCACCTTACTGTAAACTCTCACAGGTTCCTTAAAAGTGCTTAGGTAAAGAAAAGATTTCAGACTTGCTTTAAACCTGTGGTGTCTTTTACCACAGACTGTCACTCTGGCATCtgtcatttatttcattctgcATTTTCTCAAAGAGCAATTAGCCTTCATTCAGTTCAGAGTAGAATCTATATTTAATGATGCACAAGCGGAGAAGGGATGACAATTATGCTCTATAGAGCCATAAAACCAGGaaatgaaatatgcaaatgttGTACATTGATGTATTCCAAAGACACTTAGCACTGTAAAACCATATCAAATGAATCGAGCTAATCTTTAAATGggataaatattttttggtttGATTGTGagatttctgtcatttttctcAATTGCTCTGGCCTGTGATGTTGTCATTGGTGAAGGAGTTTGCCGGTGAGGGTTTGAGGACGTTAGCTCTGGCCTATAAGGATTTGGATGAGGACATGTTTGATGAGTGGATGAAGAAGCTGTTGTTTGCCAGCACAGCACTGgaaaacagagaggagagactTGGGGCTCTCTATGAGGAGATAGAGCAGGGTCTGATGGTAAGACCAGATCCCtggacttgtgtgtgtgtgtatgcatatgcaGTATGTGTGCAGTATACGGATGTATGTTCTATGTGTAATTGTGTCTGTGTGACACATATTTCCCATGCAGTTCAGTGTACAGTATAAGTATaaagacagatgacaaattTAAGTAAACACCAACATGAAGTGTTATAGTAAAGTCTTGCACCAATACGAGCTGCTAGTACAGTtcttcagtgcaccttggcaCCGATTCTACACATCTCTGGTACtttactggagggatgaacaccattctgcCTAAGTATATTCCCTCAAATGGTGATTTGATGATGGCggtggagagcactgtctaacGTGTCAGTCCATCATCTCCCATAGGTTTTTAATTGGGTTAAATCTGTTAACTGTGAAGGTCATAGCATATGACCTAATTTGTCATCTCAACCCAATTAAATTGATCTCATCAAACAATTCAGTGTGTCCTTGTTCCCTGTGGATCGGGACATTGTCATCCTGggagagaccactcccatcgggatagaaatgtttcatcataggaaaaatacaaagaagAACTTTGTGTTGATGCGCAGTGACTCTTCTCTCTAAGGAGACAAATGGGTCCAAAACGTGGCAGAAAAATGCCCCCATATCATGAATAACagtgccatttttttctctttaatttgttACCTATCTGCATATGTATTGTGTATGAATAAGGTGAAAATCTGTCTGTTGAAATCTCTCTATTGAAACAATTCATGCTGTGCCTCGTTTTCTCTATAAGCTTCTTGGAGCTACAGCCATAGAAGATAAATTGCAGGAAGGAGTGCCAGAAACTATTAGCTGTTTGACCCTGGCCAATATAAAGATCTGGGTTCTCACTGGGGACAAACTAGGTGAGCAGCATCTATGGATAAATTGTTATAGACCCTTATGTAGCAGTCTTCTTGTAATACAAAATGTAGCATAACTGTTTCAacctgtttcttttgttttagagACAGCGATGAATATTGGCTACTCCTGTAACATGTTGAGAGATGACATGAATGAAGTGTTCATAATCTCAGGTCACACCACGCTTGAGGTTCAGCGGGAGCTGAGGTAACTTGCACTAGTATAACCTTTTTGAATGTTACAAACTTGTTTTTACATGCAGCACACAATGTCTGTTTAGCTAATGGTTGTCTGATGGCTATATCCCTAAAAAACTCAATACTAAATCCTTAACTTCTTCGTAGTTTGGTGTCATTTTTCACcactacagtcacacacataTTTCAGTTTATCACTGCTATATTGAAACACCTTACGCATTTAACACAagattttttaaacactaattTGCCTTGGGTGGTCaacattttgtgaaatgtaTTTCAATTCTTTATTATGATTCTACTTCTTGTTCCATGTTCAGAAATGCCAAAGAGAGAATTATGGGTCCTAACAAAGAGAGGTCCACCAGTGGCCAAGATGTGAGAAAGACTGATATGTATGCCAGTGACTCAGTGTTTGAGGAAACCATTATTGCAGAATATGCCCTTATCATTAATGGACACAGCTTGGTAAGGAGTCTTACGTAGTGTTCTTGTCCTACAAAGCTGAATCATTTAAGAAATGGCTGCATGAGTTTGGACTGTTTATTGAACAATAGAAAGCATGCTGCTTCAGTCTTTGTTCAACCATTTGTACTgtctataaatatttcaaattagCCTTCAGGTCCTTTAATCTTCTGTTTAACAACCAGCCTTGtggattattttaatttatgtggcggtctgggaaaacctcaGATGTCGCTCTGGTTCAATTCTGTGATATGTGCAAATAAGACACCAATTTCCATTCAGGAAAGCCTGTGGTTTTCAGAACTGTATATAGCAGAAAATATTGAAATTTGACCCAGGCTGCCACAAATTTATAATCACAGACCAGCATATACATGAGTGAAATTCCTGAAGCATCGTAATAGGCTTGTGGTTAGCTAGCCATTACTGATACCACACTGGGCATATTGAAGTTCATACTGGTGTTGAAGCATGCGTGAGTCCCAAGTCTCACAGCAGCCTGATCTCTGATCTCTGGTCTACAGGCCCATGCACTGGAGGCAGACCTGGAGCAGATCCTATTGGAAGTGGCCTGCTTATGTAAGACTGTGATCTGCTGTAGAGTAACTCCTCTGCAGAAAGCTCAGGTGGTGGAGCTGGTCAAGAGGCATAAAAGAGCTGTTACCCTGGCCATCGGGGACGGAGCCAATGACGTCAGCATGATCAAGAGTAAGACTGATAACGCATTCAGTTATGAGAGTAGAATTTAACCTTATATGAACACTGTATTATCAGTCATGTTTACTTCAATTTGCTAACATTGTGACATGCTAGCTTCATGGAAAATGTAGGATATGATCACATATATCTAAATTAACAGAAATTACAACATTAACAGAAAATAACCTTGCATGAATGctgtaatatttgttttatattgcaactttttttatatcctttttTATAATTTGGTATCACTACATATCTTAGTGACGTTGATATTATCACATACAGTGACTGAATATAAGCTCTGCACTATTAGTAAGCATATGATGGTTGCCACTACATTTATACGTCAGTGTATTCAGAGGTGCCATATTTGAAGCAGTGGTTACCTAGGTGATCTGTGGTGAACTTCTGTTCCCTCCAGCGGCCCACATTGGTGTGGGCATCAGTGGGCAGGAGGGCATGCAGGCTGTTCTGGCCTCAGACTACTCCTTTGCCCAGTTTCGCTACCTGCAGCGCCTCCTGCTGGTCCACGGCCGTTGGTCTTATCACCGCATGTGCAACTTCCTCTGCTACTTCTTCTACAAGAACTTTGCTTTCACGCTGGTCCACTTCTGGTTTGGGTTTCTGTGTGGCTTCTCTGCACAAGTAAGCCTCTAATCTTTCCAGTAAATGCTAACTGCAGGAGTGTCAcgaaaatatgtataatatattctTTGTTTTGAATCATAGACTGTGTATGACCAGTGGTTCATCACCCTGTTCAATATAGTCTACACATCTTTGCCTGTTCTTGCCATGGGCCTGTTTGACCAGGTCAGAAATCTGCAGTCACCCTTGCAAATATTTCCTTAGCTCCAGAATGTTAAATTGAAcgagaaatttttttaaactgtttctttGCTTTCTGACAGGATGTGAATGAGCAGTACAGTCTGCGCTACCCTAACTTGTACCAACCTGGGCAGCTCAATCTCTTGTTCAACAAGCGGAAGTTCTTCATGTGCACCATCCAGGGCGTGTACACTTCATTTGTCCTCTTCTTCATCCCCTATGGGGCTTTCCTGTGTGCTGTGCGAGATGACGGCTCCCACATATCCGATCAGCAATCctttgctgttactatagcaacctCACTGGTCATTGTGGTTAGCGTCCAGGTGACAATATTTTTCTATTGATTATATTAGAAGtattacacatacatatatgtattcTGTTTATACTAAGTGCTATAATTTATGaacattggtttttttttgtgaaaattttCTCTATTTGTGACAAATGATGAACcgataaatgtattaatataattttaaatatattaacgTTACTTCAAAGTCAAACATATAATTTACATGTGTAAATGTCATTAGTCAAAGCAAAGGGATGTCATTAGTCAAAGCAATTTTTATGTTCTTTGTAACATTAATTCCAATACATTTAGTTTTGGGAAGCTGCGCCCTACTTCATTTAACTCTTTTGCACTTCAAACTTAGTGCTACTTGCTgttttgcacttctggttagatgctaactgcatttaaTTGGCTTTGTACGTGTACTCTgctcaatgacaataaaatcttatctaatctaatctaataaaatcttatctaatctaatctctaGACAGTATATATGTCCCTGTATGTTTTGAAAGACAGGGTGCTCTGATACCTCGAGACTCACCCCTCTCCCCTGCTTGTCTGTGACCAGATACAGCGTAATATTGCAAACAAAGTGCTTTCAGACACCATAGCCGTTACAGATGCTACAGTTTTTAGAAGGTTtctgtgttatgttttttgtgtattgAATTTCTCTTGTCTCTGAGTGCTGAGTCTTTCTTTCAGATTGGTCTTGACACAAACTACTGGACTGCTGTGAACCACTTCTTTATAGGGGGTAGTCTGGCCATGTACTTCGCCATACTGTTTGCAATGAACAGTGACGGCATCTTCAGAATATTTCCAAACCAGTTCCCATTTGTAGGTGAGCGTAAGACAACACCACTGTTATTGCCTGAAGAGTAACGTAGTCTGTCGTTATGATTTCCATATAAGAGATCGCTACCGTGCCAACCGAAGAGCTCCCAAGGTGCCTGTCACATGATGTGTTTCTTTTATTCTAGGCACAGCACGTAACTCTTTAAATCAAAAAAGTGTGTGGCTTGTCATTCTCCTTGTGACAGTGGTGTGTATAATGCCGGTTGTGGCCATACGCTTCCTCAGGACAGATCTCCATCCTACACAAACTGACAAAGCAAGtatatgaaatttaaaaatcaaGTGGTGTGTTTTAGTTCTGAACATGCAGAAGTAACTGCTGTCCTCTCCTCTACAGGTGCGCTTGCTCCAGCAGGCCAGCAGGAGGCAGGGGCCTCAGGAGCAGAATCTGAGACGAGTGCGCAGGACCAGTTCCCGCCGCTCTGCCTACGCCTTCGCCCACCAGCAGGGATATGGAGAGCTCATTACCTCTGGCAAGAACATGAAGGTGCCCACTTCCTCCACTTCAGCCCTCCCTGGCTCATCTGCACAGAGAAGTAAAAGCAGTACCAGTTGGATAAAGAACATTGCAAAAAAGGAAACGGACATGAACCATGCAACAGCTGCTGAAGAGACTTTATATTCTGGAGTTACAGAACACCCCAGACGTGGAAGCAAGCACAGCCTACAGACACTATACACAATCTGATGGCAGACAAATACAAAATGTAGGGCAAGCTGAAAAATCCCAGCTCAGTGAAGGTAAGGGGATTTCTCTGTAGTCATGTCCAAAAGCAGGGAGCAGCACAGCACCAGGTGAACTTGTAGGTACTCTATGAAAAAGTTGTGCTAGatacatgattttatatatatatataaatgactgCAATCTGAATTGTTCATATTATCCCAGTGTGATATAAAATACAGAACCCTCCAGGTGTGCTCAGTGCTACATGGAGTACAGCTATACGGAGAGCAATTCCGGGTGGTCAAACAGCAAAAGACATGCACATGGGATGGCACTAAAACAAAAAGCGGCATTGCACAGGAGAGACTCCAAAGAGCAAGCATAATGAAGCACAGATAAGACTCCTTACCTTCCTCAACTAATTTCCTTGTTCATGCAAATGCACTCTGTTCTCTTGGTGCACTTTCATTTAATTGCGAGTCACTGACTCGGAGAATGCGCTAAATAGAGTTTCTACTCTATTtagttttcatttaatttcccCAACTGAGTGAGACAagcatgcaaatgcagaaatgttGCTTCAGACAGCCAGAATTTCTGGAGAATTTCTGCAAAGCCCTTCATATGCTTCCAGTATACTGCAGAGCAATTGGTGTTAATTGCGTGCATAATTTCAATGCAATTATCTGAGATACTGGTAAACTACAGTCCTCTCAGAATTTAGATTATTTATAACTAGTTGCAACACTATGGCCAACTTGAATGTTTTAGTAGACACTTACAGTCTCACAGTCTCAAAAGAAAGCTTTTGAAAGCAATGTTATTATTTAAGACAGGGTTGAAGGAGTTTACACATATTGATACAATAATACCTCTACTTGAATAATTGTAATGCTTAACTGACAACTTGTTATATTGCTCGATTTTGATTCATTTCTAACTTTGCtaaattcttttaaatataCATCGGATGTAGTAAATGTTTGCACATGTTACATAATACGCTTAAAAGATCTTGAGAGCGGATCATCGAACATTAGTAATCAGAAATAACCCTACTGCCCTATGACCTTTTTAGACTAGAAATATAGATTGCTTGTAAATTATTCTTAGCATTGCTAGAGCACAGCATGGGCTGATGGTCTTTGTTCTGTCATTAAGGAAAAAAAGCTTAGCCGCACCACCATTTTTACATACTAAACCACCCTACGTGTGCATACActgtttatttctcattataCCTCTCTAGTGCGCATATACCACGTTGTAGTCGGCATCAGGTTTGCATGTAGACCGCAGAATGATGAAAAGAGCAAAAGTGCAGAAGATTAAGGTTATAGTTCAGAGGCTACACAGCTGTGCCTTTCATCCCCCTCCACCGACAGGTAAAGCTTTTACTGTGTACAGTAACTACACTGTCTACAGAAAGGGTGACAAATTGGGCATTCGTTTCACTGTCCTTTTACAAAAGGAAATATTTGTGCCTTTTTGATTTGACTCTCAGTAAAAGAAGTATATTTTTAAGTTTTGTCCAGTATTTATCTCTCTGCCATCAAGGCcttgtttgtggttttttttttccatgttacAAACTCTGCAAATACCTGATGTGCAGAATAACATAAATCAACATTTTATGTTACActgatatgtatttttttttatttaaaacaatgaaaattatAGGGAGTTTTGTTTATATGGATGTACAGTTTGcctcatttaatttaacatgtTACATATGTTAAGAATATAAGAATGTATGAGAATTTCCTGCTGTGAATTTTGCCAATGAAGACCATGCAAATTGTTtgtcatctttatttatatgcatGGATTTTATACaattcattttactttttatatgaCACATAAAATGTCCATTCTAAAATTGTCCCTCTCTGTGATCTGTTTACTTATTGTTTATTAACCTCAGTGTGAGCACAGAATGCATACATAGAATACATTAATGTTGAGAGTGATATTTTGGGAGAGTTAGTTATTTAGAATACATTAATGTTGAGAGTGATATTTTGGGAGAGTTAGTTATTTAAGTTACCATGGCAGCCATCCAGCAGCTTATGTTCCTGGTTCATTCAGATGACTTACTGCATGAACTATGCAGAAACTACATAGTTTTTAATCAGTGCATACTTGATTTATAAAATCAGGCAaagtatatataattattttgaaTCAGACCTACAATCTGAAGAAATATATACCGCATTCCCTTTCAGTGGCAAAGATTGAAAGCAATAAAATCAATAGTTTGgtcatgatgaaaaaaaaactcaaaacatAAATCTCCCTGAGTTTTTATTCTGCTGTAAGAAtagctgctcctcctcctggcTTTGTTACAAAAAGGCTCTGCTTTACCAGAGCTTCTCGTCGAGCATCAGGCATGTAGTAGCGCTCCTTCACTCGCTGGAGAAAAGAATCCCTCCTTTCAGTGGGTACCATGGAAACAGCACAGCCTCCCCATCCAGCGCCTGTTAACCTGGAACCCACTGCACCTGCCTTCCTGTGGAGAACACCATGTTACAGAGTATGTGCAGTCACTTACTTTAATCTTATgccaattttttaaacaaaaattagaaaaatactAAGAATGGTTTattgagtggtgcaacagaaaagtgttcaccctatTCTCAGGAGATCCCGATGATGCCAGGTGTTTGTGGCCGGGAGttaagggagcaaaattggccaggctgtctgggtgggaggagtGGCACACtccctctcccctgtcaatcacagcaacactagctaatcacagccatctgtgagcttgtgtgtggaagtgtgttcttccaagtgtgttacgctaCCGCATGATGCagagtgagcagcagtttgaaaaagttTATATTCTATAAATAGATTATATGCAATGTTGGGTCATTTTGTCCAGAAAGCAACAATGGAAAAAATGACTGGTTTTTGGAGACATGAAATAGGGGGAGTATTTGTCCCAGTTACATTCCCACCATCCTGCCATCAGGAAGACATCCAAAAATGTAAAGGGAATTTgacaaattattataaaaatgtgctATGCAATGATAAGGGATGGCCTGGTTCATTGGGACATACATTgggaaatgtaaaaatacagatttttttttcccacactgGATATCTGTTTCCTTACAGAGCTGAAAACTGAATGTTCCAGTATTTCCTATTAGATAGCCTGTCTTTTTGTATTTGCCTTCAGTACATCATAAATGCAAAGTTAAACCACTCTTTGACCCTCATTTATTTGACATTGCTCAGTTAAACTCTTAAGAGTCTTAGACTTACTATCAGAcgtttttctctcactcaccGACAAATGTCCACCAGCTGGTCCAGCTCTCGGCAGCTACACTCATACAAGTCTCTGCAGCTAGTATGGCTTTGGTTCATTAGCTCACCAAGCTGCAGAAGAGCATCAGCAGGCGCAGAATCACACACAGCCTTGAACTGCAGCACGCGTGCCGCTTCACTGTACACGTGCCTGGCCCGTTGGTACAGCCTGAAGTGGATCTCTGAAGTAACAAGAGAAACAGGGACTACTGTATTTGATCTAATTACATGTAAATGGAAGGCTCAGATGGTCCAGATTCTTATATTCACTATAAGTCCTGTATGCCCTTACCATGCTGTGTGTTAGCACTGAGGATACTGTCACACAACTGCTGAGCAGTGATTCCCAAAATCTTGCAAATTTCTTCTTTGCTGTAGGGCTCAGGGTGAAGGACTTCCTCCACCAAATCCAGCATCTTGTCCAGACTCGAGCCCAGTTGTGTCTGCAGTTCTCCCAGCTTCTGCAGGCTTCTCCACTCCAGGCCTCTGAACTTAGCCAGTATCTGTGAACAGAGTGAACAAGGTTCCTCTTAGACCATCttgttttataacattttaataagaaGAATTATCAGAGTTTAAACTGTAGTCCTTGCCAAATTTACCAGCACCTTATTAATTTGAGTTTTCTTCAAAAGTATGTACAGATAATTTAGCTCATTCACTTTTAAAGGTACAGTAAGCTAAACGAAGACTACTCTGTCTTTTTAATGAACAataaaatgcagtgcaacatGATGAGCTCCTCACTTTCGTAGCAATGCGGCATTCCACCACTCTAATGTTGAAGTGTGATGTGGCTGCCTTGTTCATCTCCACACAACTGTTGGCAATCACAAAGACAGCACCATCTGGGAGCTTCACATCTGTGCTCCTCAGGGGATTGAACTCGATCAGCTTTGCCTTGAGTGATAACCATGTTGAGAAAACAGACAATTAGAAAACAGAAAGTAAAGAAACCAACCAAGAAGTAGTCAAACCAGATCATctagaaaataaagaacaaatagGTTTCAGATGCAGCACTACATCATCATATACAAAGCATGCCTTTGAAGCTAGACAGCTATAAGAGCTGTTAAGTGGTACTTTACACTAATTGTATGCATAAGGAGGAGAATGAAATACATTACAGTTCCCTCTTCAGCAAGGAAAGATATGGATTGATCCATCCCTCCTCCTTCAGTTCCAATATAGCGTTCACACTTGGTACATGTCTCAGCCAACATTACCTGTCAGAAAGAAGGTAGGGTTTTACTCTTGTGGGTGAATTGTATGCATTTAGCTAGTAGtggatttaaataaaataatatcactaTATAGGGTTATAACAATTTATATATAGTACACTGTAGACCACCTTCAGTCAACAAACCATCTAAAGACTGTTAACAACCTGTCAAGTGACACAAGCAGCCTATCAACTAATCCTAAAGAAAATATCCCAGTTAGTAGATAATCTATCTACACTTAGCTTTCTtcaatttaaaccacagcactcCTGAATACTACTCTAtcctgtttggtcagaaggtgttgattaattaaggcactcattctaatacagtaCGTTCTCATTTCTGTAGATATGGCGACTTGCATGGCAGACCCTCCACAAAACGTGATTTGcggacattctacaacattaaattacagcctgttgttctttaatgaataaaaaattttatcattggcaaattgccatGGTATAAgtcaaataaaacacttcagggcatgctgttactggaaGATAATGAACTTTGGGGCAGCATTACACCACTCCATCGTTAagtttcctacaacagcacctccagtcatgttttattccttacttatgtgGATGACCCATTTTATGGTTGTTAAAGAGTAGCAGAACTCTACAGACTTGCAGCTTGTCCCTTTTGCTTTATTTGGATAATACACTTCATAGCACTTGTTTAGTAGATCACTACAGACCATCAACTAATCCCATCATTTGACATGTTGAGAAGCACTTGTTAAACTGGTTCATGAGTCAGTC
Proteins encoded:
- the galk2 gene encoding N-acetylgalactosamine kinase isoform X1; amino-acid sequence: MAVNPPKIKVLLSDNDRVRIRMSFIARLKKLKQAFIGKYEESPLFYACAPGRVNLIGEHIDYCGYAVLPMAIEQNILAAVSVNKSHIIQLANTDPKYKDFTVSVREITIDPKNPQWHYYFLCGVKGVQEQLSLSSLAGIRCVVDGTIPASSGLSSSSALVCCAGLVMMEANQKSVSKVMLAETCTKCERYIGTEGGGMDQSISFLAEEGTAKLIEFNPLRSTDVKLPDGAVFVIANSCVEMNKAATSHFNIRVVECRIATKILAKFRGLEWRSLQKLGELQTQLGSSLDKMLDLVEEVLHPEPYSKEEICKILGITAQQLCDSILSANTQHEIHFRLYQRARHVYSEAARVLQFKAVCDSAPADALLQLGELMNQSHTSCRDLYECSCRELDQLVDICRKAGAVGSRLTGAGWGGCAVSMVPTERRDSFLQRVKERYYMPDARREALVKQSLFVTKPGGGAAILTAE
- the galk2 gene encoding N-acetylgalactosamine kinase isoform X3 — its product is MAIEQNILAAVSVNKSHIIQLANTDPKYKDFTVSVREITIDPKNPQWHYYFLCGVKGVQEQLSLSSLAGIRCVVDGTIPASSGLSSSSALVCCAGLVMMEANQKSVSKVMLAETCTKCERYIGTEGGGMDQSISFLAEEGTAKLIEFNPLRSTDVKLPDGAVFVIANSCVEMNKAATSHFNIRVVECRIATKILAKFRGLEWRSLQKLGELQTQLGSSLDKMLDLVEEVLHPEPYSKEEICKILGITAQQLCDSILSANTQHEIHFRLYQRARHVYSEAARVLQFKAVCDSAPADALLQLGELMNQSHTSCRDLYECSCRELDQLVDICRKAGAVGSRLTGAGWGGCAVSMVPTERRDSFLQRVKERYYMPDARREALVKQSLFVTKPGGGAAILTAE
- the galk2 gene encoding N-acetylgalactosamine kinase isoform X2 encodes the protein MAVNPPKIKVLLSDNDRLKKLKQAFIGKYEESPLFYACAPGRVNLIGEHIDYCGYAVLPMAIEQNILAAVSVNKSHIIQLANTDPKYKDFTVSVREITIDPKNPQWHYYFLCGVKGVQEQLSLSSLAGIRCVVDGTIPASSGLSSSSALVCCAGLVMMEANQKSVSKVMLAETCTKCERYIGTEGGGMDQSISFLAEEGTAKLIEFNPLRSTDVKLPDGAVFVIANSCVEMNKAATSHFNIRVVECRIATKILAKFRGLEWRSLQKLGELQTQLGSSLDKMLDLVEEVLHPEPYSKEEICKILGITAQQLCDSILSANTQHEIHFRLYQRARHVYSEAARVLQFKAVCDSAPADALLQLGELMNQSHTSCRDLYECSCRELDQLVDICRKAGAVGSRLTGAGWGGCAVSMVPTERRDSFLQRVKERYYMPDARREALVKQSLFVTKPGGGAAILTAE